The Lutra lutra chromosome 15, mLutLut1.2, whole genome shotgun sequence genome includes a region encoding these proteins:
- the LOC125085616 gene encoding LOW QUALITY PROTEIN: Fc receptor-like protein 2 (The sequence of the model RefSeq protein was modified relative to this genomic sequence to represent the inferred CDS: inserted 2 bases in 2 codons): MVGTGPQGLPWTLLSVATGAQSPWLCSPGPQSDHHKLSWSTLCCAPRKRGVPGSAVLLETQPQGGHVLAGERLVLVCSVAEGTGDTTFSWHREDTGERLGSTRQRSQRAELEIPAVVGSHTGRYYCTADNGHGLARSGALNVTVTVPASRPVLTLRAPRTQAMVGDMVEFHCEAQRGSPLILYRFYHEDVILGSSWAPSGGGVSFNLSLTAEHSGNYACEADNSXGGQHSEAVTLSVTEPPPKIRLANGAHRCEGWVEEERDGRWGTMCDDGWDTADVAVVCQELGCGVAKHTPAGALYPPLAKEDQPMLIQAALCSGXEVALAECEQVETFDCDHSKDAGAVCEALGHPTVRHSHPSFTATHLLSVGQWSGCT; encoded by the exons ATGGTGGGTACGGGGCCTCAGGGACTCCCCTGGACTCTGCTGTCAGTGGCCACGGGGGCCCAGTCTCCCTGGCTCTGTTCTCCCGGTCCACAAAGCGACCATCATAAGCTCTCCTGGAGCACCTTGTGTTGTGCTCCGAGAAAAAGAG GTGTCCCAGGGTCTGCCGTGCTCCTGGAGACCCAGCCCCAGGGGGGCCACGTGCTTGCAGGGGAGCGTCTGGTCCTCGTCTGCTCTGTGGCTGAAGGCACAGGGGACACCACGTTCTCCTGGCACAGAGAGGACACGGGGGAGCGTCTGGGGAGCACGCGTCAGCGTTCCCAGAGAGCAGAGCTGGAGATCCCTGCTGTCGTGGGGAGTCACACGGGGCGGTACTACTGCACAGCAGACAACGGCCACGGCCTCGCCCGCAGTGGGGCCCTGAACGTCACCGTCACAG TCCCAGCGTCCCGCCCTGTCCTCACTCTCAGGGCACCCAGGACCCAGGCCATGGTGGGGGACATGGTGGAGTTTCACTGTGAGGCCCAGAGGGGCTCTCCCCTGATCCTGTACCGGTTTTACCATGAGGACGTCATCCTGGGGAGCAGCTGGGCCCCCTCTGGAGGAGGAGTGTCCTTCAACCTCTCTCTGACCgcagaacattctggaaactATGCCTGTGAGGCCGACAATA CTGGGGGCCAGCACAGCGAGGCGGTGACCCTCAGTGTCACAG AGCCTCCGCCCAAAATCCGCTTGGCGAACGGCGCCCACCGCTGCGAAGGATGGGTGGAGGAGGAACGGGATGGCCGCTGGGGCACTATGTGTGACGACGGCTGGGACACGGCGGACGTGGCCGTGGTGTGCCAGGAGCTGGGCTGTGGAGTGGCCAAGCACACCCCCGCAGGCGCGCTGTACCCGCCCTTGGCAAAGGAGGACCAGCCCATGCTCATCCAAGCGGCCCTGTGCTCAG GCGAGGTGGCCCTGGCTGAGTGTGAGCAGGTGGAGACCTTCGACTGCGACCACAGCAAGGACGCAGGGGCCGTGTGTGAAG CTCTGGGCCACCCCACTGTCCGCCACAGCCACCCCTCCTTCACGGCCACTCACCTGCTCTCCGTGGGACAGTGGTCAGGCTGTACATGA
- the LOC125086463 gene encoding Fc receptor-like protein 2 yields MPHDVYEGDEVVVRCSGVSSGMIGEVMYYKDESLLATHYHASGYTIPKASPSDSGSYSCEVHQLVFYRFTTERTRAVSGSHADHQALAAHQGELSDPVP; encoded by the exons ATGCCCCACGATGTCTACGAAGGAGACGAGGTGGTGGTGCGGTGCTCTGGGGTAAGCAGCGGCATGATAGGGGAAGTGATGTACTACAAGGATGAGTCTCTGCTGGCCACTCACTACCACGCCTCAGGCTACACCATCCCAAAGGCAAGCCCCAGTGATAGCGGCTCCTATTCCTGTGAGGTCCACCAGCTGGTCTTCTACAGATTTACGACAGAGAGAACGAG AGCTGTTTCCGGCTCCCACGCTGACCATCAGGCCCTCGCAGCCCACCAAGGGGAGCTCAGTGACCCTGTTCCATGA